In the genome of Polaribacter atrinae, one region contains:
- a CDS encoding GNAT family N-acyltransferase translates to MALVTSKEISQVVGLQRFGFLGTFVGWILLRILRISAINRVYEKNKNKTDLDFLNGILDDCNIKFEIPEEDLKRIPKEGPFITVSNHPLGGIDGVLLLKLLIEKRADYKIIANFLLHRVAPLKPYVMPVNPFETRKDAKSSVAGIKSALMHLKEGYPLGIFPAGEVSTYKDGKLNVDKTWEEGAVRFIKKANVPVIPIYFHAKNSRLFYFLSKISDTLRTAKLPSEVMSQGGKVIKVRIGKPISVKDQEEYKEISAFSEFIRKKTYMLANPFEKAHKLISTQNLKIPKKAAKKIVAQRSVNLFVKEVDALRAGDGRLLESKNYEVFFACAKEIPNLLHEIGRLREITFREVGEGTNKEIDLDKFDKYYHHLLLWDREANCLAGAYRMGLGKAIYKKYGINGFYIQTLFRIEPELYQMMDNTIEMGRAFIIGEYQQKPMPLFLLWKGIVHVTLRYPEYKYLMGGVSISNQFSDFSKSLMIEFMKSHYYDPYIAQYIHPKKEYKVKLKDGDKDFVFDATKADMQKFDKIIDEIEPGALRIPVLIKKYVKQNARLVAFNVDPKFNNAVDGLMYIKVADIPDSTVKPVMEEFQAELERKATELQNK, encoded by the coding sequence ATGGCATTAGTAACATCTAAGGAGATTTCGCAAGTAGTTGGTTTGCAAAGGTTTGGTTTTTTAGGAACCTTCGTTGGGTGGATTCTTTTAAGGATACTTCGTATTTCTGCCATTAATAGAGTGTATGAAAAAAACAAAAACAAAACTGATTTAGATTTTTTAAACGGAATTTTAGATGATTGTAACATTAAATTTGAAATTCCGGAAGAAGACTTAAAAAGAATTCCAAAAGAAGGACCTTTTATAACTGTTTCTAACCATCCTTTAGGTGGTATAGATGGTGTTTTACTGCTAAAACTGCTAATAGAAAAAAGAGCAGATTATAAAATTATAGCTAATTTTTTATTGCATAGAGTAGCCCCTTTAAAACCTTATGTAATGCCAGTCAATCCTTTTGAAACAAGAAAGGATGCAAAGTCTAGTGTTGCCGGAATTAAAAGTGCATTAATGCATTTAAAAGAAGGATATCCTTTAGGTATTTTTCCTGCAGGAGAAGTTTCTACTTACAAAGATGGAAAATTAAACGTAGATAAAACATGGGAAGAAGGAGCTGTAAGGTTTATTAAAAAGGCCAATGTACCGGTAATTCCTATTTATTTTCATGCAAAAAATAGTCGTTTATTTTATTTTTTATCAAAAATATCAGACACTTTAAGAACAGCTAAATTACCTTCAGAAGTAATGTCTCAAGGAGGTAAAGTAATAAAGGTAAGAATAGGAAAGCCTATTTCTGTTAAAGATCAAGAAGAGTATAAAGAGATTTCTGCTTTTTCAGAATTTATTAGAAAGAAAACCTATATGCTTGCAAATCCTTTTGAGAAAGCACATAAATTAATTTCTACCCAAAATTTAAAGATTCCTAAAAAGGCTGCTAAAAAAATTGTTGCACAAAGAAGTGTAAATTTATTTGTAAAAGAAGTAGATGCTTTAAGAGCTGGAGATGGTAGATTGTTAGAAAGTAAGAATTACGAGGTGTTTTTTGCATGCGCCAAAGAGATTCCTAATTTGTTACATGAAATTGGTAGATTACGCGAAATTACCTTTAGAGAGGTTGGTGAGGGAACTAATAAAGAAATAGATTTAGATAAGTTTGATAAATATTACCACCATTTATTATTGTGGGACAGAGAAGCAAACTGTTTGGCAGGAGCCTACAGAATGGGACTTGGAAAAGCAATCTATAAAAAATATGGTATTAATGGATTTTATATTCAAACCTTGTTTAGGATAGAGCCAGAATTATATCAAATGATGGACAATACCATAGAAATGGGTAGAGCCTTTATTATTGGTGAATATCAACAAAAACCAATGCCATTATTTTTATTGTGGAAAGGAATTGTACATGTTACTCTTCGTTACCCAGAATATAAATATTTAATGGGTGGCGTTTCTATTAGTAATCAGTTTTCAGATTTCTCTAAATCGTTAATGATAGAGTTTATGAAATCTCATTATTACGATCCATATATTGCGCAATACATTCACCCGAAGAAAGAATACAAAGTAAAATTAAAAGACGGTGATAAAGATTTTGTATTTGATGCAACCAAAGCAGATATGCAAAAGTTCGATAAAATTATCGATGAAATAGAGCCAGGAGCATTAAGAATTCCGGTATTGATTAAAAAATATGTGAAACAAAACGCGCGATTGGTTGCGTTTAATGTAGACCCTAAATTTAATAATGCCGTAGATGGATTAATGTATATTAAGGTAGCAGACATACCAGACAGTACGGTAAAACCTGTTATGGAAGAATTTCAGGCAGAGTTAGAGCGTAAGGCTACGGAGTTACAGAATAAGTAA
- a CDS encoding glutamate-5-semialdehyde dehydrogenase, whose translation MKLLETTIKNNVLTSMTKILDENREALLKANKRDLDAFNKEDQAMFDRLILNDQKIDGMIKAINEVKAQEDPVNQIISDITLENGLKVTNKTAPFGTIMIIYESRPDVTVEAAVLAFKSNNRILLKGGKEALYSNKILVDFWHKALTENNLSEDYIKFLQMDRTETQEFLRNPTEQLDLIVPRGGERLISFVKEHATCAVLISGRGNNFIYIDESAEWSKTLAVIINAKTAKISACNALDKILINKKIENYESKLKDLQAVLKEKNVTILVDKSIKKVLTDEAVIPEDSVWKEEFLALKCCIGAVDNLDEATEMINKYSGGHSAAIMTTNDENADNFMQQVDCAAVYKNSSTRFTDGGQLGVGAELAISTDKLHHRGPLGLKKLVTNKYYIIGDGNVRV comes from the coding sequence ATGAAATTATTAGAAACAACCATTAAAAATAACGTATTAACCAGCATGACGAAGATTCTTGATGAAAATCGAGAAGCATTATTAAAAGCGAACAAAAGAGATTTAGACGCTTTTAATAAAGAAGATCAAGCAATGTTTGATCGTTTGATTTTAAACGATCAAAAAATTGATGGAATGATAAAAGCCATCAACGAAGTTAAAGCGCAAGAAGACCCAGTAAATCAAATTATAAGTGATATTACTTTAGAGAACGGATTAAAAGTAACTAATAAAACAGCTCCGTTTGGTACCATCATGATTATCTATGAATCGAGACCAGATGTTACTGTAGAAGCAGCCGTTTTAGCCTTTAAATCTAACAATAGAATATTATTAAAAGGTGGTAAAGAAGCCTTATACAGTAATAAAATATTAGTAGATTTTTGGCACAAGGCATTAACAGAAAATAATCTAAGTGAAGATTATATAAAGTTCTTGCAAATGGACAGAACAGAAACACAAGAGTTCTTAAGAAACCCAACAGAACAATTAGATTTAATTGTACCAAGAGGTGGCGAACGCTTAATTAGTTTTGTAAAAGAACATGCAACATGTGCTGTTTTAATTAGCGGACGAGGAAATAATTTTATCTATATTGATGAAAGCGCAGAATGGAGCAAAACCTTAGCCGTGATCATCAATGCAAAAACAGCTAAAATTTCTGCTTGTAATGCGTTAGACAAAATTCTTATCAATAAAAAGATAGAAAATTACGAGTCTAAATTAAAAGACTTACAAGCTGTTTTAAAAGAAAAAAACGTAACTATTTTAGTTGATAAAAGCATTAAAAAAGTATTAACAGACGAAGCTGTGATTCCTGAAGATAGTGTATGGAAAGAAGAATTCTTAGCCTTAAAATGTTGTATTGGTGCTGTAGATAACCTAGACGAAGCTACCGAAATGATTAATAAATATTCCGGAGGACATTCTGCAGCAATAATGACCACAAATGATGAAAATGCAGATAACTTTATGCAACAAGTAGATTGTGCTGCAGTTTATAAAAATTCATCGACAAGGTTTACAGATGGTGGTCAGTTAGGTGTTGGCGCAGAATTAGCTATTAGTACAGACAAACTACACCACAGAGGCCCGTTAGGATTAAAAAAATTAGTGACTAATAAATATTATATTATTGGAGACGGTAATGTACGAGTGTAA
- the proB gene encoding glutamate 5-kinase, which yields MYKERIVIKVGTNVMTNRDNRIVRPVLRRLVKQVAELYERGIICILVSSGSVIAGKEILGESSIENDTQRRQVYSAIGQPRMMRHYYNLFNDYGMKCAQVLPTKRDFTPGVHRQNMINCCEGLLAEGVIPIANEDDAVSVTMSMFSDNDELASLIAQLINADKLIILTDIDGLYTGHPEAESSNLITNVNPDEDLDKYIKDSNKKPGEGRGGMGSKLDYAQEAASNNIPTYIANGKRDNTIIDIIDGKSVGTKVAL from the coding sequence ATGTATAAAGAAAGAATAGTAATAAAAGTAGGTACCAACGTAATGACAAACAGAGATAACAGAATTGTTAGACCTGTATTAAGACGTTTGGTAAAACAAGTTGCAGAATTATACGAACGTGGAATTATTTGCATCCTAGTTTCTTCTGGATCTGTAATTGCAGGAAAAGAAATTCTAGGTGAATCTAGTATTGAAAATGATACCCAAAGAAGACAAGTATACTCTGCTATTGGGCAACCAAGAATGATGCGTCATTACTACAATCTTTTTAATGATTACGGAATGAAGTGCGCACAGGTACTACCAACAAAGAGAGATTTTACTCCGGGTGTACACAGACAAAATATGATTAATTGTTGCGAAGGTTTGTTAGCAGAAGGCGTAATACCTATTGCCAATGAAGATGACGCTGTATCTGTAACCATGTCTATGTTTTCTGACAATGATGAACTAGCTAGTTTAATTGCACAGTTAATAAATGCTGATAAATTAATTATTCTAACCGATATTGATGGTCTGTATACAGGACATCCAGAAGCAGAAAGCAGTAATTTAATTACCAATGTAAATCCAGATGAAGATCTAGACAAATACATAAAAGATAGCAATAAGAAACCTGGAGAAGGTAGAGGCGGAATGGGTTCTAAGCTAGATTATGCACAAGAAGCTGCATCAAACAACATCCCTACCTATATTGCAAACGGAAAAAGAGATAACACCATTATTGATATTATTGACGGAAAATCTGTCGGTACAAAAGTGGCACTTTAA
- the proC gene encoding pyrroline-5-carboxylate reductase, whose protein sequence is MKILVIGAGNMGLTYAQGMSKSRLLKKKNIMVLDNSAEKLEELNEISHFDAFKELGDCVPKADIIFIAVKPYHAEKLFKALKPFTKPGQVIVSIMAGVNIENIKKYSGLHKIIRAMPNLPAQIGKGLTSYVTSEEVSRLEKITIESLLDTTGKSMEVNSEKFIDASTGISGSGPAYVFYFMQSMMEAALKMGFSKNDSSILVSQTFTGAIELFNQSNLSPNSWMEKVASKGGTTRAALDSMEDNNVNELIKDAAFAAFNRAVEMGKEN, encoded by the coding sequence ATGAAAATATTAGTAATTGGAGCAGGAAATATGGGGCTAACGTATGCTCAAGGAATGTCTAAGTCTAGATTGTTAAAGAAAAAAAACATCATGGTTTTAGACAATTCTGCAGAAAAGTTAGAAGAATTGAATGAAATATCTCATTTTGATGCATTTAAAGAACTAGGAGACTGTGTACCAAAAGCAGACATTATCTTTATTGCCGTAAAACCTTACCATGCAGAAAAACTATTTAAAGCATTAAAACCTTTTACAAAACCAGGGCAGGTAATTGTATCTATTATGGCTGGTGTTAATATAGAAAACATAAAAAAATACTCTGGACTTCACAAAATAATAAGAGCAATGCCAAATTTACCTGCTCAAATAGGTAAAGGATTAACGTCTTATGTAACATCAGAAGAAGTATCTCGATTAGAAAAAATAACCATAGAAAGTTTACTAGATACAACAGGTAAATCTATGGAGGTTAATAGTGAAAAATTCATTGATGCTTCTACAGGAATTTCTGGGAGTGGACCTGCCTATGTATTTTACTTTATGCAAAGTATGATGGAGGCTGCACTAAAAATGGGCTTTTCTAAAAACGATTCTTCTATTTTGGTAAGTCAGACTTTTACAGGTGCCATAGAATTATTTAACCAATCTAATTTATCGCCAAATTCTTGGATGGAAAAAGTTGCTTCTAAAGGGGGGACTACACGTGCTGCCTTAGATTCTATGGAAGATAATAATGTAAACGAATTAATTAAAGACGCCGCTTTTGCCGCTTTTAATAGGGCTGTAGAAATGGGTAAAGAAAATTAA
- a CDS encoding GNAT family N-acetyltransferase encodes MSYININKISKFLNEHLEDCKEEKGAIRKSLLYAAKETSNIGGYAFVIEEKDKIIGAIIVNKTGMSEYQSENLITYLAVHKDYREQKIATKLIKEATNYCNGNLSLNINKNNNAIELFKKNGFESKKIQMTLYK; translated from the coding sequence ATGTCATACATAAATATTAATAAAATTTCAAAATTTTTAAACGAACATTTAGAAGATTGTAAAGAAGAAAAAGGAGCCATTCGTAAATCCCTTTTATATGCAGCTAAAGAAACCTCAAATATAGGTGGATACGCATTTGTTATAGAGGAAAAAGACAAAATAATTGGTGCAATTATCGTCAATAAAACGGGCATGAGTGAATATCAATCGGAAAATCTTATTACTTACTTAGCAGTTCACAAAGATTACAGAGAACAAAAAATTGCAACAAAATTAATTAAGGAAGCGACCAACTATTGTAACGGAAACCTTTCTTTAAACATCAATAAAAATAATAACGCTATTGAACTATTTAAAAAAAACGGATTTGAATCAAAGAAAATTCAAATGACGCTTTATAAATAA
- a CDS encoding phage holin family protein, with protein sequence MKTFLKILLTALAVIVLANILPGISVAGYVAAIIVAVVISLLNMFVRPLLIFFTLPATIVTFGLFIFVINACIILLADKLVDGFAVSGFFAALLFSVLLSVFRSALFSLLKEDTKTIQN encoded by the coding sequence ATGAAAACCTTTTTAAAAATTCTATTAACGGCTTTAGCAGTAATTGTTTTAGCTAATATTTTACCAGGTATTTCAGTAGCAGGTTATGTTGCAGCAATTATTGTTGCAGTGGTTATATCGTTACTAAATATGTTTGTAAGACCACTCTTAATCTTCTTTACATTACCAGCTACAATTGTCACTTTTGGCTTATTTATTTTTGTAATTAATGCGTGTATTATATTATTGGCAGATAAATTAGTAGATGGTTTTGCCGTTTCAGGCTTTTTTGCAGCGCTATTATTCAGCGTTTTACTGTCTGTTTTTAGATCGGCATTATTTTCATTATTAAAAGAGGATACCAAAACAATCCAGAACTAA
- the tig gene encoding trigger factor, which yields MNITKENIDALNAVVKVDIVADDYQAKVTGLLEDYRKKADVPGFRKGHVPMGMIKKQYGKSIMIDEVNKLLQESLNKFITEEKLEMLGNPLPRMTEDFDWNAEVFSFEFELGLAPVFDVDLKAKDKVTQYNIVATEELLDEEVKNIQTRYGKVSAIEEATEDSNVTGTFVNEEKEINKKSTFIVKDLNGDENIAKLVGAKVGDVIELGTKDLFEDAHRLQHLLDVEHDVIHDLDITVSFTVEEITKTEPADLDKELFDKLFPDGSVSTVAELREKIKEDAEKQFQQQGDQQLLNAITEYLVESTKFDLPADFLKKWLRTAGEKPLTEEEATAEFDKSEKGLRYQLIEGKVMKDNDIKIDYKELVDYAKGFIRTQMAQFGNTNPEEKELDDIAGRILQNQEEAQKLQSQLISNKLLNFYKENMSFKSKELSYEDFIKEVYK from the coding sequence ATGAATATTACAAAAGAAAACATTGATGCGTTAAACGCAGTTGTAAAAGTAGATATTGTTGCTGATGATTATCAAGCAAAAGTAACCGGTTTATTAGAAGATTATCGTAAAAAGGCAGATGTTCCTGGTTTTAGAAAAGGACATGTACCAATGGGGATGATTAAAAAGCAGTATGGTAAATCTATTATGATAGATGAAGTAAACAAGCTTTTACAAGAGTCTTTAAATAAATTTATAACAGAAGAAAAATTAGAAATGCTAGGTAACCCTTTACCTAGAATGACAGAAGATTTTGATTGGAATGCAGAGGTTTTTTCTTTTGAATTTGAATTAGGTTTAGCACCTGTTTTTGATGTAGATTTAAAAGCTAAAGATAAAGTTACACAATATAACATCGTAGCAACAGAAGAATTACTTGACGAAGAAGTTAAGAACATTCAAACTCGTTACGGAAAAGTAAGTGCAATAGAAGAAGCTACAGAAGATTCTAATGTTACAGGTACTTTTGTAAATGAAGAAAAAGAAATTAACAAAAAATCTACTTTTATAGTAAAAGACTTAAATGGTGATGAGAACATTGCTAAATTAGTTGGTGCTAAAGTTGGAGATGTAATTGAGTTAGGTACTAAAGATTTATTTGAAGATGCGCATAGATTACAGCACCTTTTAGATGTGGAGCATGATGTAATTCACGATTTAGATATTACAGTTTCTTTTACTGTAGAAGAAATTACAAAAACAGAGCCAGCAGATTTAGATAAAGAGTTGTTTGATAAATTATTTCCTGACGGAAGTGTAAGTACTGTAGCCGAATTAAGAGAAAAAATTAAAGAAGATGCAGAAAAGCAATTTCAACAACAAGGAGATCAACAATTATTAAATGCAATTACGGAGTATTTAGTAGAAAGTACAAAGTTTGATTTACCTGCAGATTTCTTAAAGAAATGGTTAAGAACAGCTGGAGAAAAGCCTTTAACAGAAGAAGAAGCTACTGCAGAGTTTGATAAATCAGAAAAAGGTTTACGTTATCAATTAATCGAAGGAAAGGTGATGAAAGATAACGATATTAAGATAGACTATAAAGAATTGGTAGACTATGCAAAAGGATTTATCCGCACGCAAATGGCTCAATTTGGTAATACAAATCCAGAAGAAAAAGAATTGGATGATATTGCTGGTAGAATTTTACAAAACCAAGAAGAAGCTCAGAAATTACAATCTCAATTAATTAGTAATAAATTATTAAATTTTTATAAAGAGAACATGAGTTTTAAATCTAAAGAACTTTCTTACGAAGACTTTATTAAAGAAGTATATAAATAA
- the clpP gene encoding ATP-dependent Clp endopeptidase proteolytic subunit ClpP, with protein MDYGKEFEKYATKHHGINSNYYGKITSSVTPYIMEERQMNITQMDVFSRLMMDRIIFLGTGINDQVANIIQAQLLFLESVDANKDISIYINSPGGGVYAGLGIYDTMQFIKPDVATICTGMAASMGAVLMCAGAAGKRSALPHSRVMIHQPLGGAQGQASDIEITAREIIKLKGELYDIIAHHSGQTVEKVHNDSDRDYWMKADEAKAYGMIDEVLARKK; from the coding sequence ATGGATTACGGAAAAGAGTTCGAAAAATACGCAACAAAACATCACGGAATAAACAGCAACTATTATGGTAAGATTACAAGTAGTGTAACACCATATATTATGGAAGAACGCCAAATGAATATTACTCAAATGGATGTTTTTTCTCGTTTAATGATGGATAGAATTATCTTTTTAGGAACAGGAATTAATGACCAAGTAGCAAATATTATTCAAGCTCAGTTATTGTTTTTAGAAAGTGTAGATGCTAACAAAGATATTTCAATTTATATTAATTCTCCAGGAGGAGGTGTTTATGCAGGTTTAGGTATTTATGATACTATGCAGTTTATAAAACCAGATGTAGCAACAATTTGTACAGGTATGGCAGCTTCTATGGGAGCCGTTTTAATGTGTGCAGGAGCAGCAGGTAAACGTTCTGCATTACCACACTCTAGAGTTATGATTCACCAACCTTTAGGTGGTGCTCAAGGGCAGGCTTCAGATATCGAAATTACTGCAAGAGAAATTATAAAGTTAAAAGGAGAATTGTATGATATTATTGCACATCACTCTGGTCAAACTGTAGAAAAAGTACACAATGATTCTGATAGAGATTATTGGATGAAAGCAGACGAAGCAAAAGCTTACGGAATGATTGATGAAGTTTTAGCAAGAAAGAAGTAA
- the clpX gene encoding ATP-dependent Clp protease ATP-binding subunit ClpX, with amino-acid sequence MSKEENLECSFCGRKKAETDLLIAGMDAHICDKCIEQAHGIVEEEISEAKSSDLSKDLMLKKPLEIKEFLDQYIIGQLETKRSMAVAVYNHYKRLLQSKDDKDDVEIEKSNIVLVGETGTGKTLVAKTIARMLNVPFAIVDATVLTQAGYVGEDVESILSKLLQAADYDVEKAQRGIIFIDEIDKIARKGDNPSITRDVSGEGVQQALLKLLEGTVVNVAPKGGRKHPEQKFIEVDTKEILFIAGGAFSGIERYISKRLNMQAVGFSASLDDDKVDEENLLKYIIPSDLKAFGLIPEIIGRLPVLSYMNPLDATTLRAILTEPKNAIIKQYSKLFTMDDVAFTIEEEALNYIVEKAVEYKLGARGLRSLCEAIFTDAMFDLPSSKEKELNVTKEYAEAKLSNSTLKKLKAAS; translated from the coding sequence ATGTCAAAAGAAGAAAATTTAGAATGTTCGTTTTGCGGACGAAAAAAAGCAGAAACAGACTTGCTGATTGCAGGGATGGATGCTCATATTTGCGATAAATGTATAGAACAAGCGCACGGTATTGTAGAAGAAGAAATTTCTGAAGCAAAATCTAGCGACTTATCTAAAGATTTAATGCTAAAAAAACCTTTAGAAATCAAAGAATTCTTAGATCAATATATTATTGGTCAGTTAGAAACTAAGAGATCAATGGCAGTAGCTGTATATAATCACTATAAAAGATTATTACAGTCTAAAGACGACAAAGATGATGTAGAGATCGAAAAATCTAACATTGTCTTAGTAGGAGAAACCGGAACCGGTAAAACCTTAGTAGCAAAAACAATTGCAAGAATGTTAAACGTACCATTTGCTATTGTAGATGCTACCGTTTTAACACAAGCAGGGTATGTTGGTGAAGATGTAGAAAGTATTTTAAGTAAATTATTACAAGCTGCAGATTACGACGTAGAAAAAGCGCAAAGAGGTATTATTTTTATCGATGAAATAGATAAAATTGCTCGTAAAGGAGATAACCCTTCAATTACAAGAGACGTTTCTGGAGAAGGAGTTCAGCAAGCTTTATTAAAATTATTGGAAGGGACTGTGGTAAATGTTGCACCAAAAGGAGGAAGAAAACATCCTGAGCAAAAATTTATAGAAGTAGATACCAAAGAGATTTTATTTATAGCAGGTGGTGCTTTTTCTGGAATTGAAAGATACATAAGCAAGCGTTTAAACATGCAAGCTGTTGGTTTTAGTGCCTCTTTAGATGATGACAAAGTAGACGAAGAAAACTTGTTGAAATACATTATACCTTCAGATTTAAAAGCTTTTGGTTTAATTCCAGAAATTATTGGGCGTTTACCAGTTTTAAGCTACATGAATCCTTTAGATGCTACAACGTTAAGAGCAATTTTAACAGAGCCTAAAAACGCTATTATTAAGCAGTATTCTAAGTTGTTTACAATGGATGATGTTGCGTTTACAATAGAAGAAGAAGCTTTAAATTATATTGTTGAAAAAGCAGTAGAATATAAATTAGGTGCAAGAGGTTTACGTTCTTTATGTGAAGCTATTTTTACAGATGCAATGTTCGATTTACCAAGTTCTAAAGAAAAAGAACTGAATGTAACAAAAGAGTATGCAGAAGCAAAATTATCAAATTCTACTTTAAAGAAATTAAAGGCAGCTTCTTAA
- the dnaG gene encoding DNA primase: protein MILRSTIDRIFETARVEEVIGEFVVLKKAGSNFKGLSPFTDEKSPSFMVSPVKQIWKDFSTGKGGNSVSFLMEHEHYTYPEALRWLAKKYNIEIEEAEQSSEEKAQMNERESMFMVSTFAKDYFHEIMLNTNKGKAIGLSYFKERGFTDETIKKFELGYCFDEWDNFTNAALKKGYDLKFLASTGLTIVKENKQFDRFKGRVMFPIHSMSGRILGFGGRILTADKKAAKYLNSPESDIYHKSKILYGLYQAKKEIAKQDNCFLVEGYTDVISFNQSGVENVVASSGTALTPDQIRLINRLTKNITVLFDGDAAGIRASIRGIDLILEQGMNVKVVQFPDGEDPDSFAKSNSNAELAAYLENSAQDFINFKVSLLLKDSNNDPIKKAGVIRDIVTSISKIPDGIQREVYVQECSRIMDISERVLFSELAQLLKKGLQEKSKSSRQQNTPQLNPNEIPPEFAIGQEQTKMGLVKGGAVTNQKIDQLSILENEIIKILLLYGNEEVEFTEEVIHVDDAGKEKIDTRKYENTVSAEIYVHLHEDEIEFSNVLFQEIYTEIIHQLNQLEKLDIDGLINHKNSEISTIVTSILMEKENPNRQLSNWEGQNIEVKSALEVLAKDVNDVVYNLRRVLIGEKIDELMSEAVSNQGSPIDLEVIRNYTSLKMRLFEKLNRVV from the coding sequence ATGATATTAAGAAGTACCATAGACCGCATTTTCGAAACTGCAAGAGTAGAAGAGGTTATTGGTGAATTTGTTGTACTTAAAAAAGCAGGAAGTAACTTTAAAGGATTAAGTCCGTTTACAGATGAAAAATCACCTTCTTTTATGGTGTCTCCAGTTAAACAAATCTGGAAAGATTTTTCTACAGGAAAAGGAGGTAACTCTGTTTCGTTTTTAATGGAGCATGAGCATTACACCTATCCAGAAGCATTAAGGTGGTTGGCTAAAAAGTACAATATAGAAATAGAAGAAGCAGAGCAATCATCCGAAGAAAAAGCGCAGATGAATGAGCGCGAAAGTATGTTTATGGTTTCTACTTTTGCCAAAGATTACTTTCATGAGATAATGCTTAATACTAATAAAGGGAAAGCAATAGGATTATCTTATTTTAAAGAACGTGGTTTTACAGACGAAACGATTAAAAAGTTCGAATTAGGGTATTGTTTTGATGAGTGGGATAATTTTACTAATGCCGCTTTAAAAAAAGGGTATGATCTAAAATTTTTAGCATCAACAGGATTAACAATTGTAAAAGAAAACAAGCAGTTCGATCGTTTTAAAGGACGTGTTATGTTTCCGATACATTCTATGTCGGGCCGTATTTTAGGTTTCGGAGGACGTATTTTAACTGCAGATAAAAAAGCAGCCAAATATTTAAATTCACCCGAAAGTGATATTTACCATAAGAGTAAAATTCTCTACGGTTTATACCAAGCAAAGAAAGAAATTGCCAAACAAGATAATTGTTTCTTAGTAGAAGGTTATACAGATGTTATCTCATTTAATCAATCTGGGGTAGAAAATGTTGTTGCATCTTCTGGTACTGCTTTAACGCCAGATCAAATTAGATTAATAAATAGATTAACAAAAAACATTACCGTACTTTTTGATGGTGATGCTGCGGGAATTAGAGCTTCTATTCGTGGTATCGATTTAATCTTGGAACAAGGAATGAACGTAAAAGTGGTTCAGTTTCCTGATGGAGAAGATCCCGATAGTTTTGCTAAGTCAAATTCAAATGCAGAATTAGCTGCTTATTTAGAAAATTCAGCTCAAGATTTTATCAATTTTAAAGTCTCTCTTTTATTAAAAGATTCTAATAATGATCCTATAAAAAAAGCAGGTGTAATTAGAGATATTGTAACAAGTATCTCCAAAATTCCAGATGGTATTCAGCGAGAAGTATACGTACAAGAATGTTCTAGAATTATGGATATTTCAGAACGTGTATTGTTTAGTGAACTAGCCCAACTGTTAAAAAAGGGATTACAAGAAAAAAGTAAATCTAGCAGACAACAAAATACACCACAGCTAAACCCAAATGAAATACCACCAGAATTTGCTATTGGGCAAGAACAAACTAAGATGGGTTTGGTTAAAGGAGGTGCTGTTACTAATCAGAAAATAGATCAACTTTCAATTTTAGAAAATGAGATTATTAAAATTCTACTTTTATATGGAAATGAAGAAGTAGAGTTTACAGAAGAGGTTATACATGTTGATGATGCTGGAAAAGAGAAAATAGATACAAGAAAATATGAAAATACAGTTTCTGCAGAAATTTATGTCCATTTGCATGAAGATGAAATAGAGTTTTCTAATGTTTTGTTTCAAGAAATTTATACGGAAATTATTCATCAGTTAAATCAATTAGAAAAATTAGATATAGATGGTTTAATTAATCATAAAAATTCAGAAATATCTACCATTGTAACTTCTATTTTAATGGAAAAAGAAAACCCAAATAGACAGTTAAGTAATTGGGAAGGACAAAATATAGAGGTAAAGTCTGCTTTAGAAGTTTTAGCTAAAGATGTGAACGATGTGGTTTATAATTTAAGAAGAGTTTTAATTGGTGAAAAGATTGACGAATTGATGAGTGAGGCAGTATCAAACCAAGGCTCACCAATAGATTTAGAGGTTATTAGAAACTACACAAGTCTGAAAATGAGGCTCTTTGAAAAGTTAAATAGAGTTGTCTAA